The genomic window CTAGGAACACGGAACGAGGTACTTTCACCACCTTGGTAGTTCTCTTTCAGCTGAGTGATTTGCTGCTTCACGCTTTCAATTCGTTGGGCGAGCTGCTTATTTTTAGGATCGAGTTGATGCATGTTTTCTAATGCATCAAGAATTCTATTGTTTAAGCATACAAGAAGATCTTGACTAAAAGGCATGTGATGCGCATTGCCAATCAGCTCTTCTGTTCCATCGATAATGGTTAGATAACGAGATGCTTCCTGTTTCTTCGCTGTTTCTACCTTAACTTTGTATTGAAGCATGATGTTGTAACCCAAAACCAACACCAAAAGAACGGCGACTAAGGCAATTATTAAACCAATATTCATATATTTGTGTCTACTTGTTATTTTCTAAAGCTAACAGGAGAGAATACACGATTCCATTGTGTATAGGCACTCGTAAATTACAATAACTGATTATCTCTTGTTAAGCGCAATCAGCAATCAAAATTTGCTAACTAATCTATGAGAATGAGGAGTGAGTAGCAAAGAGATACTGATATTCTAGTTTGTTGGGTTATAAAAACTCAATTTATCTGTCATTTTAATGTTTGAAGCGTTATAACTATTAATTATATTACACGAGACTATAGCGCTTTCTTTGCAAATAACTTAGCACTGAAACGAGTAAAGGATTACGAGGTTAAATATGAAGCTACAGCAATTGAAGTACATTGTTGAGGTTGTAAACCATAACCTAAATGTTTCTGCAACGGCAGAGAGTTTATACACTTCTCAGCCTGGCATTAGTAAACAAGTTCGATTACTAGAAGACGAATTAGGTATTCAGATTTTTGAACGCAGCGGTAAGCATTTAACGCAAGTAACCCCAGCGGGTGAAGATATCATTCGGATTTCTCAAGAGATCTTGGCTCGTGTTGAGAGTATTAAAGCTGTTGCCGGTGAGTATACTCATCCTGAGATGGGTACATTGAATATTTCAACGACTCACACACAAGCTCGTTATGCACTCCCTGATGTCATTAAGGGCTTCACAGCGCGTTACCCAAAAGTATCACTTCATATGCACCAAGGCACACCTAGCCAAATGTCAGAAGCCGTTGCTAAAGGGACCGCGAATTTTGCGATTGCCACGGAAGCACTTCACCTCTATCAAGATGCTATTATGCTGCCTTGTTATCACTGGAATCGTTCTATAGTTGTGACACAAGATCACCCTCTGGCACAAAAACGTAATATTACGATTGAAGATCTTGCCGCTTATTCTCTTGTTACCTATGTCTTTGGGTTTACGGGCCGTTCTGAATTAGATACCGCCTTCAATAAAGTGGGTTTGACACCTCGTGTGGTATTCACTGCAACGGATGCGGATGTCATTAAAACTTACGTTCGTATGGGTATTGGCGTCGGGGTAATCGCCAGTATGGCCATTGACCAAGAACAAGATTCTGATTTGGTTGCTATCGATGCTAGCCATTTATTTGGTGCAAGCACCACGAGTATTGGCTTCAGAAAAGGCACTTTCTTGCGTTCTTATATGTTTGACTTTATGGAACGTTTTGCCCCTCATTTGACTCGTCCAGTTGTGGAGCAAGCTATTTCTCTTAAATCAAATGATGAGATAGAAGCCATGTTTAAAGATATTGAACTGCCGGTTCGATAGGCCTCAACCTTGCTTACCTAAGTTGCTCTTCTGCCTGTTATACGTTTCTAGGCGATTTTTCGTTATGACTTAACTTACTGATAAAACGCGACTCCTTTTTGGGGTCGCTCTTTTGCTGTCGCATCTTTCTATTTTTGCCTCTTGCCCCTACAATCCACGTACGATAGGGGGAAGCATGTATTCACGATTTACAATACTCGATTTATTTTTGTTAGAGCACCAAGCTTATTGGCGGTCAGAGCCTTTCCACCTGTGTCAAACCCAACAGCAGCCATGGAAAAAGATCAATCGCCCGCTCGTTGATTGGTTAGATAGTTTAAATAAGGAAAACATTCAAACTCTAAAAGATCAGCCCCAACTTTTGGTTGAGGAATTGACTCGCTTCTTTCCTCAATTAGATACGGCTAAGCAAACTGTCCAGTTCGAAAGGACGGCTCTGATAGGGTTAGATCTTCCACGTAGTACTGCTGATGGTGTTCCCGGGAGAAAGTTACAACAAATTATGGCGATGGGAGAGGCGGCCCTTGAACATCACCAGGGTAAAGAGTGGCTCGAGTGGTGTGCTGGTAAGGGCTTTCTTGGCAGAATTCTATCTCAACAATCGAACCAAAAAGTCACCAGCTTTGAGTGGCAGCAATCGTTATGTGAGAGTGGGCAAAAAATTGCTGATGACCACCAGTTAAAGATGAACTTTGTACAAGGTGATGCGTTTTCAGATGACGCTGATGACGTGTTTAACTCAAACCAACATGCGGTTGCTCTTCATGCCTGTGGTGACCTTCATGTCGAGTTAGTTAAAAAGTGTGTCACACACGGGCTTCCTGCTGTGACGATTTCCCCTTGCTGTTACCATCTCATTCGTGATGAAACCTATCAACCTATGTCATCCGTCGCGAAAAACTCGACACTAACATTAAGTCGGAGTGACTTAAGAATCCCACTTCAAGAAACCGTCACTGGCGGTGAAAGAGTAAAGAGACATCGTCAGTTAGAGATGAGCTATCGTTTGGGTTTTAGCCAACTGCTTAAGGTTGAACTTCATATTGACGAATATATTCCTGTACCGAGCATTAGAAAATCAGAGTTAGCTGGGGGTTTTGAATCATTCTGCCGCTGGGCAGTTGAAGTAAAAGAAATATCGTTGGGAGCAGACGTTGATTTTGAATTCTATTTAGCCCAAGGCGAGAAGCTTTTCTGGGAAATGGAAAAACTGAGTTTGGTTCAACAGGCCTTTCGACGACCGTTAGAGGTTTGGTTGGCTTTGGATCGCGCAATTTATCTACAAGAACAAGGCTATGAAGTATCAATTGAAGCATTTTGTGAGCGCAGTGTGACCCCTCGAAACTTGTTAATTCATGGAACCAAGATTGAAGGCTAAATTGAAACAGAGCGAATGATCGTAGAATAGAGCTCGTTAAGGATAGCTTGCGGTCGATCGTATTGGCGAGATTAAAAAGCCAGTTCGACTTGTGGGTCTGTACTGGCTTTTTAGCTTGCGAGTCGTATTTATTGAATGCCATTCAGAGGTTCATGGCCTCCAAATAGGCGGTTCTATAAATGACGAGCTGGGCAAACGTAATTAGTTAAACATTGCAATAGCGTTCGCTGGCTCTACGTATTCGAGGTTAAAGCTTTCCGCAACTTCTTTACAAGTCACTTTACCGTGGATGACGTTTAGACCTTCAAGGAAGCCTTTATCCGATAGAAGTGCTTCGCGGTAACCTTTGTTCGCCAGCTTAACAATATATGGTAGTGTTGCATTGTTCAGCGCGTAAGTTGAGGTACGAGCAACGGCACCTGGCATGTTAGCAACACAGTAATGAACGACGTCATCAACGATGTAAGTTGGATCGGCGTGAGTGGTTGCGTGTGAAGTCTCGAAGCAACCGCCTTGGTCGATTGCAACATCAACAACAGCTGAGCCAGGTTTCATTCTAGCAATGTGTTCTTTGGTAACCAATTTGGGAGCGGCAGCACCAGGGATGAGTACAGCACCAATGACTAGGTCTGCCTCTAGCACATGCTTCTCAATCGCATCTTCAGTAGAATAAACCACTTTAGCGCGACCTTGGAATTCTTCATCAAGACGACGCAGTGTGTCTACGTTACGATCAAGAATAGTGACATCTGCGCGAAGGCCAACGGCCATACGTGCTGCGTTAGCACCAACCACACCACCGCCAACAACAACAACTTTCGCAGGTTCAACACCTGGAACACCGCCGAGAAGAAGACCGCAACCACCGTTAGACTTCTCTAATGTTTGTGCACCTGCTTGAATAGACATGCGACCAGCCACCTCAGACATTGGTGCTAATAGTGGCAAGCGACCCATATTATCTGTTACAGTCTCATAGGCTACGCAGACAGCTTTGCTCTTGATAAGCTCTTCAGTTTGTGGAAAATCTGGTGCAAGGTGTAAATAAGTAAATAATATTTGCCCTTCGCGAAGCATAGCTCGCTCGACAGCTTGAGGTTCTTTAACCTTTACAATCATCTCTGCTTTCGCAAAAACGTCAGCAGCAGTAGGAAGAATGGATGCGCCTACAGCGATGTAATCATCGTCTGAAAAACCGATACCAGTACCGGCATTGGTTTCGACAAAAACTTGGTGACTATGTGAGATTAGTTCTCTCACACTAGCAGGGGTCATACCAACGCGGTATTCGTGGTTCTTGATTTCCTTAGGTACGCCAATGATCATCCTGACTCCTTATCATATTATGGTTGTTTTATCTATTTGTAGGGTAATTCTGTCGAATTAATATCTAGTATAGATAGGTTTAAG from Vibrio artabrorum includes these protein-coding regions:
- a CDS encoding SAM-dependent methyltransferase, whose product is MYSRFTILDLFLLEHQAYWRSEPFHLCQTQQQPWKKINRPLVDWLDSLNKENIQTLKDQPQLLVEELTRFFPQLDTAKQTVQFERTALIGLDLPRSTADGVPGRKLQQIMAMGEAALEHHQGKEWLEWCAGKGFLGRILSQQSNQKVTSFEWQQSLCESGQKIADDHQLKMNFVQGDAFSDDADDVFNSNQHAVALHACGDLHVELVKKCVTHGLPAVTISPCCYHLIRDETYQPMSSVAKNSTLTLSRSDLRIPLQETVTGGERVKRHRQLEMSYRLGFSQLLKVELHIDEYIPVPSIRKSELAGGFESFCRWAVEVKEISLGADVDFEFYLAQGEKLFWEMEKLSLVQQAFRRPLEVWLALDRAIYLQEQGYEVSIEAFCERSVTPRNLLIHGTKIEG
- the cysB gene encoding HTH-type transcriptional regulator CysB, with the translated sequence MKLQQLKYIVEVVNHNLNVSATAESLYTSQPGISKQVRLLEDELGIQIFERSGKHLTQVTPAGEDIIRISQEILARVESIKAVAGEYTHPEMGTLNISTTHTQARYALPDVIKGFTARYPKVSLHMHQGTPSQMSEAVAKGTANFAIATEALHLYQDAIMLPCYHWNRSIVVTQDHPLAQKRNITIEDLAAYSLVTYVFGFTGRSELDTAFNKVGLTPRVVFTATDADVIKTYVRMGIGVGVIASMAIDQEQDSDLVAIDASHLFGASTTSIGFRKGTFLRSYMFDFMERFAPHLTRPVVEQAISLKSNDEIEAMFKDIELPVR
- the ald gene encoding alanine dehydrogenase; its protein translation is MIIGVPKEIKNHEYRVGMTPASVRELISHSHQVFVETNAGTGIGFSDDDYIAVGASILPTAADVFAKAEMIVKVKEPQAVERAMLREGQILFTYLHLAPDFPQTEELIKSKAVCVAYETVTDNMGRLPLLAPMSEVAGRMSIQAGAQTLEKSNGGCGLLLGGVPGVEPAKVVVVGGGVVGANAARMAVGLRADVTILDRNVDTLRRLDEEFQGRAKVVYSTEDAIEKHVLEADLVIGAVLIPGAAAPKLVTKEHIARMKPGSAVVDVAIDQGGCFETSHATTHADPTYIVDDVVHYCVANMPGAVARTSTYALNNATLPYIVKLANKGYREALLSDKGFLEGLNVIHGKVTCKEVAESFNLEYVEPANAIAMFN